The following are from one region of the Nicotiana tabacum cultivar K326 chromosome 3, ASM71507v2, whole genome shotgun sequence genome:
- the LOC107795325 gene encoding 3-epi-6-deoxocathasterone 23-monooxygenase CYP90C1-like, translating into MKGESGGSLVWIGITTVVAVGLFIYKMRKGQKEKKDTIRGVPRGNSGWPLLGETLEFIASGYTSRPVSFMEKRKSLYGKVFKTHILGKGIIVSTDAEVNKVVLQNNGDVFVPCYPKSITELFGKNSILQMNGPVHRRVHGLIGSFLKSAQLKARITRDIEASVRHFLSTWLEKQHCVYVQDEAKKIAFEVLVKLILSVGPGEELNLLKKEFEEFTKGLICLPIKLPGTTLYKSLKAKERLSRMVGKMVEDRKLRMETREEKALPNDAIDVLLGYADGAKQPLPPSDFISGNLIEMMIPGEETVPTAMTLAVKFLSDNPVALARLVEENMELKRQKISSSEDYSWTDYMSLPFTQNVISETLRLANIINAVWRKALKDVKIKGHLIPKGWCALASFTSVHMDEENYENPYNFDPCRWEKVGIAVTSSTFTPFGGGQRLCPGLELSRLEISIFLHHLVTTYRWVAEKDEIVYFPTVKMKSKLPINIMPFEQKPLIQTKQN; encoded by the exons ATGAAAGGGGAGTCAGGGGGGAGTTTGGTTTGGATTGGGATAACAACAGTGGTAGCAGTTGGGTTGTTTATTTATAAGATGAGAAAAGggcaaaaggaaaagaaagatacAATTAGAGGAGTTCCAAGAGGGAATTCTGGTTGGCCTCTTTTAGGAGAAACTCTGGAATTCATAGCTTCTGGTTACACTTCTCGTCCTGTCAGTTTCATGGAGAAACGCAAGTCTCT GTATGGGAAGGTGTTCAAAACACACATACTAGGGAAAGGAATAATAGTATCAACGGATGCAGAGGTGAACAAAGTGGTTCTACAGAACAACGGGGATGTATTTGTACCATGTTATCCTAAATCAATAACAGAATTGTTTGGGAAGAATTCAATATTGCAAATGAATGGGCCAGTACATAGGAGAGTGCATGGACTGATTGGGAGCTTCTTGAAATCAGCACAACTCAAGGCTCGTATTACACGAGATATCGAAGCCTCCGTTCGCCATTTCTTGTCGACATGGCTGGAAAAACAACACTGTGTCTACGTCCAAGATGAAGCCAAAAAg ATTGCATTTGAGGTACTGGTCAAGCTGATACTAAGCGTAGGCCCTGGGGAAGAATTGAACTTACTCAAGAAAGAATTTGAAGAATTCACCAAAGGCTTGATTTGTTTGCCCATTAAACTTCCCGGAACCACACTCTACAAATCTTTAAAG GCCAAAGAAAGGTTATCAAGAATGGTAGGGAAGATGGTAGAGGACAGAAAATTAAGAATGGAAACAAGGGAAGAGAAGGCGTTACCAAATGATGCAATTGATGTGCTTTTAGGATATGCTGATGGGGCAAAGCAACCTCTGCCACCGTCTGATTTCATCAGTGGGAATTTGATAGAGATGATGATCCCCGGTGAAGAGACGGTACCAACGGCCATGACCTTAGCTGTCAAATTCCTAAGTGACAACCCCGTCGCTCTAGCTCGCTTAGTG GAGGAGAATATGGAATTGAAGCGGCAGAAGATTAGTTCCTCTGAAGATTATAGTTGGACAGATTATATGTCATTGCCCTTCACTCAGAAT GTTATCAGTGAAACGTTGAGATTGGCAAATATCATTAATGCAGTTTGGAGAAAAGCTCTCAAGGATGTCAAAATCAAAG GGCATTTGATACCAAAAGGGTGGTGTGCTTTGGCATCCTTCACTTCAGTTCACATGGATGAAGAGAATTATGAAAATCCATACAATTTTGATCCCTGCAGATGGGAG AAGGTTGGAATTGCTGTGACTAGCAGCACATTTACACCATTTGGTGGAGGACAGAGGCTTTGTCCTggtttagaactttcaaggcttGAAATCTCCATTTTCCTCCACCATCTCGTCACCACCTACAG ATGGGTGGCAGAGAAGGATGAGATTGTCTATTTCCCAACAGTGAAGATGAAGAGCAAGCTGCCTATCAACATCATGCCCTTTGAGCAAAAACCACTaattcaaaccaaacaaaattaA